One Microcebus murinus isolate Inina chromosome 7, M.murinus_Inina_mat1.0, whole genome shotgun sequence genomic region harbors:
- the ERICH5 gene encoding glutamate-rich protein 5: protein MGCSSSTLNKAGDSSRFRSEKSESCFAQPKPCTLGRESTLYDNGQRESLPPLEKLKVSAGSAANGVKSICEQPLTEDAAAGKDATDHSESTEKTQPVEGPGDKDGTPGTEEEKKDVKAVTEDQPLKENAEAEPLGTKTEGQPSRTGGERDSPGVVEGAENPPTAGEMMLLGTAENILPLETATELQPQEAMGKDEQVQLLETIPKENESPEILEGSQPVEIAEEQQLQPTLGTQEQSQLLETIPKEKVTPEVLDRSQLVETPVMNDPLHKTPEGPENMEQIQIEEVVGSLEHPAGAAETGAGVEVVRKIHTNEEDQHIEGETGEKMETEMENEKVSEGAETKEEETGEAVDLSAAT from the exons ATGGGCTGCTCCAGCAGCACCCTCAACAAGGCCGGCGACAGCAGCAGGTTCCGCAGCG AAAAAAGCGAGTCTTGCTTTGCCCAACCAAAGCCATGTACACTGGGAAGAGAGTCTACTTTGTATGACAATGGACAAAGGGAAAGCCTTCCTCCATTAGAAAAACTCAAGGTTTCAGCAGGGTCTGCAGCCAATGGTGTTAAGTCCATCTGTGAACAGCCCCTCACAGAGGATGCGGCTGCTGGAAAGGATGCCACAGACCACTCAGAATCCACGGAGAAGACTCAGCCTGTAGAGGGACCAGGTGACAAAGATGGTACCCCAGGAAccgaagaagagaagaaagatgtGAAAGCAGTGACAGAAGATcagcctttaaaagaaaatgctgaggCTGAACCTTTAGGAACAAAAACCGAGGGTCAGCCTTCGAGGACGGGAGGAGAGAGGGACTCCCCTGGTGTGGTGGAAGGTGCTGAGAACCCACCAACTGCCGGAGAGATGATGCTTCTAGGAACAGCTGAGAACATTCTGCCTTTGGAAACAGCTACAGAGCTGCAACCTCAAGAAGCAATGGGAAAGGACGAGCAGGTCCAACTTCTAGAAACAATTCCCAAAGAGAATGAATCTCCAGAAATCTTGGAAGGAAGTCAGCCTGTGGAAATAGCTGAAGAGCAGCAACTTCAGCCAACACTGGGAACACAGGAGCAGTCCCAGCTTCTAGAAACAATTCCCAAAGAGAAAGTAACACCAGAAGTCTTGGACAGGAGTCAGCTTGTGGAAACACCTGTAATGAATGATCCACTCCATAAAACTCCTGAAGGTCCAGAAAACATGGAACAGATTCAAATTGAAGAAGTAGTTGGAAGCTTGGAGCATCCAGCAggagctgcagagacaggggCCGGTGTGGAAGTGGTCAGGAAAATTCATACTAATGAAGAGGACCAACACATTGAAG gTGAGACAGGGGAAAAGATGGAAACAGAGATGGAGAATGAGAAAGTAAGTGAAGGGGctgaaacaaaagaagaagaaacaggagaAGCTGTGGACCTTTCGGCAGCCACATAG